Below is a window of Lentimicrobium sp. L6 DNA.
TGTAATGTTGCACCATCCTCAATTAATTCAGCTACATTTTTACCAATAGCAATTTCTACATCATTTGGAGCACCAAAAGCAGCTTCGATAAGCGGAGTATCATCTTCGCAGAAGATATCAATCATATTGGCACTTATCATGGCATCGCCAAAGGCTCTAGGCATATTCTTATTGATAACAGCAATTACGGTTTTTGCAGTCTGAACAGCTGCAAGAGTAGCATCCACAGAAGTTCCTAATGATACATATCCATGCTTGTCGATAGGAGAAACTTGAATCATAACCACGTCAACAGGTGTGTATCCTTCACGAATTAAACGCTGAGTTTCTTGTAAGAAAACAGGAATATAATCGGCATAACCAGCTTGTGTATCCTTACGAACATTATGTCCTACAAAAAATGATTCCAATTGAAAAATACCTTCAAATTCTGGATTTGAATAGGGAGCAGGACCTTCAATGTGAAGATGCTGAATTCTGACATTATAAAACTCTTTTCTTCTTCCTCTTTCGCACATGGCTTGAATGAGCTTTTGAGGAGCACAAGAAACACTGTGCATATGGATTCTGTCGTTTGACTTAATTACTTTCACTGCTTCTTCGGCAGAAACAATATTGATATTCTTCAACATATTAAATGGTTTTTGTATTAAAAATGGCTGCAAAAGTATTATTTATTATGGAGAAAAAGCGCTGATTCCTTCCCGAAAAATAAGCTATTGTGAAATTTATAACAGTTCTAATTTGTGGCTTCACTCTCCATTAATAATACTAATGAGGTTGTTTAATTGAAATGGCTTATTAATCAGTGTTATACGTAGTTTGTATAGTGATGTTTATCTAAGCCCAGATTATAAATGGGGTTATTTTTACAGGCTATAAATTATGAATATCCTGAAGTATATCCATTTACAATTTCTAATTTCGCGGAAACACGATTTAGGGCATTGAAAAAACACCGATAGTATGAAAGTGAAAAATTTAAAAGGAGATATTTTCGGAGGATTAACTGCTGGAATTGTTGCACTTCCTTTAGCTTTGGCGTTTGGAGTACAATCGGGAATGGGAGCTAGTGCTGGATTATATGGGGCCATGGTTTTAGGTTTTTTAGCCGCTATATTTGGCGGAACTCCCACTCAGATTTCTGGCCCAACTGGTCCTATGACTGTTGTTTCTGCAACCATTATAGCCATGGGAATAGCATCCTATGGAAATTTAGATAATGCTTTAGGAGTCATTATCCTTACTTTTTTAATGGCGGGCTTGTTTCAAATTGTTTTTGGGCTTTTAAAAATAGGTAAATATGTGAAGTTTATTCCTTATCCTGTTTTATCAGGTTTTATGAGTGGAATTGGTGTTATCATTATTTTTTATCAATTTTTTCCAGTTCTGGGTTTAAATTCTCCCAATAAAATGATACAAGTAATATTGCAAATTCCTAGTGCCATTCCCCTAAGCAATTTCATCTCTGTATCAATAGCTATTTCAACAATTTTAATTATTTATTTATTTCCTAAAGTAACCAAAGCTATTCCTAGCACATTGGTAGCTCTATTAGCCAGTTCGTTTGCGGCCTATTTTTTCAAGCTCGACTTGCCATTAATAGGTGAAATGCCTCAGGGGTTGCCAGAGCTACAGATTTCATCTTTACTTGATATACACATTAGTGACATTAATATGGCTTTAATACCTGCTATTACATTGGCGGGATTGGGCACTATAGATTCCTTATTAACTTCCGTGGTTGCGGATAATGTAACTCGAACCAAACATAATAGCAATAAAGAGCTTATCGGACAAGGAATTGGTAATATGGCTGCTTCACTAATTGGAGGAATCCCAGGAGCAGGTGCGACCATGCGAACTGTTGTGAATATCAAATCGGGAGGCCATAGCCGTATTTCGGGTGTGGTTCATGCTTTATTATTGTTATTTATCATATTAGGATTAGGTAAGTATGTGGCCTTTATTCCACTAGCATCTTTGGCTGGGGTGTTAATCACTGTGGGAATTAGCATTATCGATATTAGAGGATTAAAGAATTTATTGAATATCCCAAAAGCCGATGCTTTTGTGTTGATCGTAGTTTTAATTTTGACTGTTTTTGTGGATTTATTGCAAGCTGTAGGAATCGGAATGGTGATTTCATCCATTATATTTATGCGAAAAGCCAGCGAAATGGTGGAAGATAATACTTCTTTAACTCAAGTGGACCAGTATGATAGAGAAATGGCTTGGAGCGATGAAGTAAATCTCTCATTAAGTCGAGATACTGTTTATATCAAGCGCTTTGATGGGCCTATGTTTTTTGGTGTGGCAGCAAAAATGATGGAACGCATCAATAAAATTCCCACTAATGCCAAAGTGGTGATATTCAGGATGAAGAAAGTACCTTTTATCGATCAGTCAGGTTTATATGCTTTGGAGGAGGTGATTAAGGAGATGCAGAAGATGGGTATTGTAGTGGTTTTGACCATGATACAAGCTCAGCCTCTTTATTTGTTGAAGAAAAACAGATTGATTCCCAATATACTTCCTGAGAAATACCTTTTTGACACTATAGAAGATTGTTCAGAATGGCTGAAAGGCTATTGTCAAGAAATAAAAGAGGAATAAGCCATCATCGTAAAAACTACAATCGAAACTTCAGATTAGCTTCATTTTTTTATAGCTTAGCAGCAAAAAAATAAATGTTCGTTATATTCGGTCTAGATGATGCCAAGCCAGAAATTACGGTGAGTACTTTTACCAATCATTGCCATCATTGTAATAATACTACTAAATGGCATTATGCCAAACATCAAACTTCTTTCTCTTTGTTTTTTCTGCCCCTCTTTCCGGTGAAAACAAAATACTACTATTTATGTCCCATCTGTAATCATGGCGACGAAATCTCGTCCAACGAATATCAAAGAATGACAAACCAAACCTATAATCAATAGCCATGAGTAATAGAAGAAATTTTCTGAAGAAATCAGCTCTTTTTGGAGGAGGTTTATTAATCAGTCCATTAGTAAAATCGGAAATGATAATCCCTAATTTACCTTCAAAAAGCAAAGAGACTATTTTCTTGAGTACTTGGAATCATGGTGTTCCTGCCAATAAGAAGGCTACGGAAGTCATTGAGGCTGGAGGTTCATTAATCGATGCTTTGGAAAAAGGGGCCAATATCAGTGAATCAAATCCAAAGAATACCTCAGTTGGTTTAGGTGGAATGCCTGATAGAGATGGTCATGTAACTTTGGATGCAGCTATGATGGATGGAAAAGGGAATGCTGGGTGTGTCTGCTTCCTCGAAGGATTTGAAAATCCGATTAATATTGCACGAAAAGTGATGGAGGAGACTCCTCATGTGCTTCTTGCGGGTGAAGGTGCAGCACAGTTCGCCCGTTCTCAGGGGTTTAAAGAAATAGAATTATTGACTCCCGAAACTAAGAAAGCTTGGGAGGAATGGAGAAAAGAAGCGAAATATAGTCCTGAGGTGAATGTGGAGAATCATGATACCATTGGGCTCGTGGGCTTGCACAAAGGAGAAGTCGCTGCAGCTTGTACAACGAGTGGATTGGCTTTTAAAATGCGAGGAAGAGTGGGAGATAGTCCTATTTTGGGAGCTGGATTATTTGCTGATGAAGAAGTGGGCGCCTGCTCAGCAACTGGATTAGGTGAATATGTATTGAAGTCTCAAACCAGTTTTTTGGTTTTAGAATTAATGCGACAGGGTAAAACAGCAGAACAAGCCTGTAAAATAGCCTTGGAAAGAATCAAGACGAAGTTCTTGGATCCAAACCCAGAATTGAAATTTCAAGTTGGTTTAGTGGTCATTGGAATTAATGGTGATTATGCTGGATATTCAATCCTTCCTGGTTATCAATATGCATTAACAACAAATGGGAAAACAGATTTATTAGATGCCCCTTATTTAATGGAGAATTGATTATGCAAAGGATAAATACTGGACATAGGTCATCCGTCATCCGTCATCGGTCATCGGTCATCCGGCATCAGTCAACAAATAATAAAACATCAACATTATGAAAAATTGGAGTCTATTTATCATTCTAGCATTATTATTCTCTGCATGTAAATTTGAGAATAATAGTCATTTAGAAAGTCCAGTAATACCTAGGGCTAATGGAATGTATCCTATGCCTTCCTCCTTTAATATTACCGAAAAAACCATTATTTTACTAGGCTCTAATGATGCTCAGATGACTCGTTTGGCCCAAAAACTTAAAAGCCAAATAGACTCTACTTGTGGATTTGACATCAATGTTCAAGATGTTGCTGAAGCAGAAGGCCTGAGAAATGTCATCCTCCTCTCTTTTAAAAATGACATGACTAGAACTGGAAATAGTGGCTATCATTTAGAAGTGGATAAAGATAAAGTTGTTATTCAAGGCAAAGACTTTAATGGCGTTTTTAATGGGGTGATGACACTTTCTCAAATCATTTTATTGGATCAAATAAATGAAGAAGATGGGCTTGTGGAGGTGCCAAATATCCAAGTATGGGATGAGCCTCGTTTCGAATATCGTGGAATGCATTTAGATGTGGGGCGTCATCACTTCTCAGTATCTTTTATTAAGAAGTATTTAGATGTGATGGCGCTTTATAAAATGAATTATTTCCATTGGCATTTAACTGAAGACCAAGGATGGAGAATAGAAATAAAAGCCTATCCAGCATTAACAGAAATTGGAGCTTGGAGAACCGAAGCCAATGGAGAAAGATATGGAGGGTTTTATACTCAAGAACAAGCTAAAGAAATTGTGGAATATGCTAAAAACCTCAATATTACAGTGATTCCAGAAATAGAAATGCCAGGACACAGTAGGGCTGCTTTAGCAGCGTATCCAGAGCTTTCTTGTACTGGTGAGAAACTCGAAGTGCCAATAACTTGGGGTGTTTTTGAGGATGTCTTCTGTGCTGGTAATGAAGAAACTTTCGTTTTCTATGAAAAAGTATTGGATGAAGTGATGGAAATATTTCCTGCCGAATATATTCACGTGGGAGCCGACGAATGCCCGAAAACACGTTGGGAGGAATGTCCAAAATGTCAAAAGAGAATAAAAGAGGAGGGTTTAAATAATGAGCATGAGTTGCAAAGTTATTTCATCCGCCGAATGGAAAAATATCTGAATAAAAATGGCAAAAAGTTAATTGGCTGGGACGAGATTTTAGAAGGTGGTTTAGCACCAGATGCCACCGTGATGTCATGGCGTGGAATGCAAGGTGGAATAGATGCGGCTAAGCAAGAACACGATGTAATCATGACCCCAACGGATTATTGCTATTTTGATTATTATCAGGCAGATCGTGATTTTGAACCCAAAGCTATTGGAGGTTATCTTCCATTATCTAAAGTATATGCCTTTAATCCACTTCCAAAAGAATTAAACGAGGAGCAGCAAGCTTTTATCTTAGGTGGACAAGGCAATGTTTGGACGGAGTATATGGAAACAGAAGAATATGTGGAATATATGTTATTGCCAAGAATGCTGGCTTTATCAGAAGCATTATGGTCTAGAGAAAGAAATAAAGACTTTGACGATTTTAAGGAGCGCTTACAAACTCATAAGAAGCTGCTCACCAAACTTGGATACAATTTCTCAAATGGTTCTTATAAAATCTCAGTAGAAACAAAGTTTGATACATCTACTAATGAGAATATGCTGAGCTTCATCTCAGAGCAATACGAGCCCGAAATCAGATATACACAGGATGTAAATATGATTCTAGATTCTGGAGAAGTGTTTAAGAAAGCCTTTTCTCCTAAAGGATCAGGAGTGATTATAGCAGGAATTTTTGAGGATGGTAAATTAGTAAGAACAACTACAGAAATTCATTATGCAAAACATTTAGGTTTAGGATGTGATATTAAACTTTTAAGAAAGCCCAATTGGCGATATGGTGGAGAAACCAATGCAAGCCTAGTAGATGGTATATTAGGGAGCGATAATCATGGTGATGGAAAATGGTGCGGATTTCAAGGCAAAGATTTAGTGGCTGAATTGGAATTCAAGACACCGACTGATTTGAAAAAACTCTCCTTTGGCTATATCCAGAGCCAAAGAGCATGGATTATGCCTCCAAAGGCTGTACAAGTTTATGGTAGACAAGAAGGGGAGAGCTATAAGCTCCTTTATGATGGCGATTTGAAGAATTTATTAAACATTTCTGACCATAACAGTTCGAATGTGATAGTTGATTTCGAAGGAATACAATTAGTGGCTTTGAAAGTCCATATAGAGAATTATAAAAAATTACCCTCCTCTCATCCTAATGCAGGCAATGATTGTTGGTTATTTGTGGATGAGTTGATTTTGGAGTAATTTAATTATACTTGATTGTAAAATAATTAACTGACAAAATCCCAAACTCGATGAAGAAATTCAACTTTATAATTCTAAATATATTATTCGTTTTAAGTCTATTTGGCCAAGAACATAATTCAGATTGCAAATATGATGGGGTATCATTTAAGATTGGCAGTAATTCGAATATTCTACAATCTTTAGATAGTATATATGAACTTGATATTGATCGTGATGCATTATTTAAATATACAGAATGTTTGTTGGGAAAGTTTCCTTCAAACCCTGAAATAAATTGGTTCTATGCTTTAAATTGTTTGAGATGGAATGGTGCTGATACAAGTCAAAGTTACTATCTTAGAAAATGTATTAAGGCACAATATGAGCTTGGGCAATCATATGCGGGTATTGGTATAAATTATCTAGATTATATTGATGATAATGATTCTATTGGGTTAAGTTCTTTAACTGCTTCTGACAAGGAAAGAATAATAAAATACGGAGAATATAACTTATGGAAAGCCATTGATTTAGGTTTTAGATATTCATATTTTGAATTAGCAAGAGCGCAAGATTTAAGAGAAGAGTTAGAGCTGCCATTTTTGAAATCGTTTAATAAAGATTCAGATACCATAATATTTGTAGCTTTTATAAGAGATTGTGGTGAATTTGGTGGCCATAAAGAAGAAATAAGAATAATGAAAGGCGATAGCGGATACATGGCTACCTATTCTGCAGGGGAAGTTAAATGCTGGGTAAATATAAAGATATCTTCGGAATTGCCAGATTATCAAAAGTATGAAGGAAAATCACAAAGAGTTTCAAAGGAAGATTATAATATATTAATTTCTGAAGTTATAAATTATAAGGCTCGTTGTCACTGGATGACAAATGCTCCTTTTAAAATAGCCATATTTGATGGGCAAAGAGTAATAAAAAAAGAGATTCATTGCCATCCTTGGAATTATTATTTAGATCTTAGAATGGAAACTTTTGGTTTTTAGTATTTAAAAAGAACTTCTAAATATGGATATGTAATTAAACAATGAAACATTTCTTTGTGAATCTTTGAGTTTTCTTTGAGGAACTTTGTGTAATAGCTGTAACACTGAGAGGTACAAAGGAATTCACAAAGAACTACCAAGTAATTATGATGTATTTGCTCTGCTTTTTCTTATTTTCTAAATTCCGTTTTATAGGAAAGAGTTATTAGGCTTATTCCAGCTAAACTCAATAAACATCAAAGCGGAAGCTAACTAGCTCCAAAATACTTTTTAATAAGAGAATACAGCTCAATATTATCAATAGGTTTGGCAAGATATTCGTTGCAACCCGCCTCCAATGCTTTTTCCTTATCACCAGCCAAACCATAAGCCGTTTGAGCAATAATGATGACCTCTTTATTGAATTTTCTGATTTCCTGTGTGGCTTCGTGGCCATTCATTTCAGGCATTTGAATATCCATCAAAATCAAATCTATATCAGAATGCTTGCAACATTGCTCCACAGCTTCAATTCCAGAAGTTACTTCAATAATTTCTTTGCTTAACTTTCTTACCAGCTTAACAATCAAAGTTTTTGAAGTTTCATCATCTTCAGCAATCATTATTTTTAAGCTTTTGAGATAATCTATTTCCTCTACCTTGGTTTGCTCTGTGGTTTTTATGGTTTCACTTTCTTCAGGAATTTGGTAGGGCAGGGTGAAAAAGAAGGTAGAGCCTTTTCCTTCTTGGCTTTCTAACCAAATTTTTCCTCCTAGTAATTCCACATAAGCCTTGGTGATAGATAAACCTAATCCAGCACCACTTAAAGCCATTTTATTGCTGATATCAGCTTGGATAAAACGTTCGAAGACGGCTTCTTGTCTGCCTTGGGCAATTCCAATGCCATCGTCTTTTACATAGAATTCAAGGAAATTTCCTTTTATTTCAAAACCATATTCAATGATTCCTTTCGCGGAATATTTAATGGCATTTTTAACCAGATTAGTTAAAATAGCGAAAACCTTTTCACTGTCCGTTTTAATGATGGTGGGAACTCTCGAATACTGATTCTTTAGAATGAGTTTCATTCCTTTGGCTTCTACTTCTGGTTTGAAAAAGGTATAAATATATTGTACTTGGTCATTAATATCAGATTCCTTGATATAGACTTCCATTAAACCAGATTCAATTTTCGAAATATCGATAATGTCATTAATGATATTGAGCATACGTTGCCCGCTTTTCTCAATGATCTCAATGCTTTCTTTTCGCTCTTCAGGTGATAGCTCGGGCATCTTTAATAAACTTGCAAAACCCATGATACCATTCATTGGAGTTCTAATCTCATGGCTCATATTGGCTAAGAAAGAGGATTTCAGGCGGTCACTTTCCTCAGCTCTATCCTTAGATAATAATAGTCTTTCATTTTGCTCTTTATAGCGGATGTTCAAGTCGCAATACTCCTCATTTTGAATCTGTAAATCATGTGAGAGAACCTTATTATGTTCTAAAGCTTTACGTATTCTAATGGAAAGAAAATAAGCCTGCATTAAAATGAAAATGGTGATTCCATACGAGGATAAAGGAGTAGAATAGATGATTTCATTTACTTCAAGGGTATCATGAATCAAGCAAAGAAAAACGATGACAAAACCAATAAGTAAAAACTTAGCACCTTCTCTTTTTTCTTTAATGGCTAAAAATAGAACTGGGAATAGGTAGAAACAGGAAATGATGGTAAACAATTGAAAATAAATCATTCCATAGGAAAACTGCTCTGTAGGAAGTAAGATTACAGATGCTGAGAATACTAATGAAGTGCTTACGATTATTCGAGTAGCTATAGTATTCACCAACTTAGGGAACAGACTTTTAAAATATAAGAAAAAGAAAAGCACAGCCAAATAGAAGCTCAAATAGGAAATATGTAATATGCTTGACCAGCTGAAATCTCCCATCATAAAAATGGAAAACTCACCATCTACAATAAATCTTATGGAAATAAAAAAGGAGAATATGGCAAAATAGAGTAGAGGTTTGTCATCAGGGAATCTCGAGTAAAGTGTTAAGTGAAATAATACCATGATGAAGATAAATCCTGCGGATAGAATTTCCAAAAAAATCCTCAGGTTGAAAAACTCTTGAATCTGCTTTTTCTGTCCTAGAATTAAGGGTTCCCACTGTCCTCCTTTTTTGTGATGATAGTTTGAGATATGGATGATAATTTCAAATTCATTAGCCTTTGGAATAAATGAAATCACTTCAGGCCGATATCCAGCTATTGCTGTTTCTTTTGAAGTATTGGGTTTGCCGGATTCATATAGTAAGGCTCCATCAACATAAATTGCTGCTGAGGAGCTGGCATTTATATATTTTATGGCTAATTCTTCTATTTCTTTTATACTCACCTTTAGTCTATAGGAACCATATCCTATATTCTCTATCTTTTTTCCATTGGAAATATGTTCGTTCCAAAGGCCTGGAACAGAAATATGCTCAGCTTCTATTTTATCAATAACAGAATCCTCAGAAAGGATAAAATGATTCCAATAAAACTCCCATTCTCCATTTAATTTGACTATACCATCATTATTAAAATCCCATTCTTTTAAATTCAGTTGTCCTTTCTCAATGGAATAGGAATTCTTTTCTTTAGGGCTACAATTTGTCAGCCCAAAGCTGAAAAATAATAGAAGAACAGTAAAGACCTGATATTTTGAACTCGTATGGTTGATGCTCATGCGTTTTATTTGGTTTATTTACAAGAGGAGATAATATAGAATGCGGTTTATTAGCTGTGTTTAAGGGTATTTTGTGAAATTTAAATTGTTAATTTTATAACAATAATATTATGGAAAAATTAATTATTTTATTCAAATGAACAAACTGCTAAATATTAGTATTATGAGCTTCAAAATGGAGGGGATTTCTATATGAAATCATAGGTTTCTAAATGTTTTAAAGGTTTATTTTCCATGTTCAAGTTTAGATTTTGCTAAGGTTCGCTTTAAAAGTGTGGTGTAAATGGGCTGATTCCCCATGAGTGTGGTAAATACAGAAGCTGTCAGGGTAGTGATAATCAGAGGAAGGATTAGTTCATAATTCGAAGTCATTTCTATGGCAAGAACGAGACCTGTTAAAGGAGCCCTAACAGTTGACGAGAAAATGGCGGCCATTCCTGCAATAGCAAATACTCCAGGATGAGAGATTAAGTTGGGGAAATAGCCCTGCATGATCATTCCAAAGAGCATCCCGAAAATAACACCAAGGGTGAGTAGAGGGGCAAAAATACCACCTGGTACTCCCGAGCTATAACTGAAAATAGTTAATATCATCCTGATTAAGAAGAGGAAAAGTAAAAATGAAAGGGTAAAGGAGTGTTCTAATACCTTAGATATGGATTCATATCCTCCTCCAATCATTTCGGGAGATAATATACCAATAATAGCTATTATTAGTCCCACTATGATGGCGATAAAAATGTTGGGGACTTTTTTCAATGTTTTTTGAAAGAAGTCTAAACCCAGTATTAGAAATTTATTGAATAAGAATCCTATCAAACTAAAAAGTAATCCGAGTAGAACAAAAAGCCATAAACCATAAATATTGGGGCTGGTGAACACCATCATTTCTATACTAGGTTTAGAAGCTACTAATGCTCTCACCACAAAATCTGCTGCTCCAGCACCTATCATGATAGCAGCAACCGAATAAAAGTTGAATCTAAAGTGGCCATGCATTTCTTCAATAATAAAGATGATTCCAGAAAGAGGAGCATTAAAAGCACTGGCTAATCCAGCAGCAGCACCAGCTGATACTAAAGGATTATTATCTATCTCACTTGTCCCAACAGTATCCTTTACCATTTGCCCCATATTGGCTCCAATTTGAATGGTTGGGCCTTCACGCCCTAGCAATAATCCACTTCCTAAAGAGAAAAGCGAAGCAATGAACTTAATGGGCAAAACGCGCTTCCATCGCATGGGACGTATTTCATC
It encodes the following:
- a CDS encoding SulP family inorganic anion transporter, whose translation is MKVKNLKGDIFGGLTAGIVALPLALAFGVQSGMGASAGLYGAMVLGFLAAIFGGTPTQISGPTGPMTVVSATIIAMGIASYGNLDNALGVIILTFLMAGLFQIVFGLLKIGKYVKFIPYPVLSGFMSGIGVIIIFYQFFPVLGLNSPNKMIQVILQIPSAIPLSNFISVSIAISTILIIYLFPKVTKAIPSTLVALLASSFAAYFFKLDLPLIGEMPQGLPELQISSLLDIHISDINMALIPAITLAGLGTIDSLLTSVVADNVTRTKHNSNKELIGQGIGNMAASLIGGIPGAGATMRTVVNIKSGGHSRISGVVHALLLLFIILGLGKYVAFIPLASLAGVLITVGISIIDIRGLKNLLNIPKADAFVLIVVLILTVFVDLLQAVGIGMVISSIIFMRKASEMVEDNTSLTQVDQYDREMAWSDEVNLSLSRDTVYIKRFDGPMFFGVAAKMMERINKIPTNAKVVIFRMKKVPFIDQSGLYALEEVIKEMQKMGIVVVLTMIQAQPLYLLKKNRLIPNILPEKYLFDTIEDCSEWLKGYCQEIKEE
- a CDS encoding beta-N-acetylhexosaminidase; translation: MKNWSLFIILALLFSACKFENNSHLESPVIPRANGMYPMPSSFNITEKTIILLGSNDAQMTRLAQKLKSQIDSTCGFDINVQDVAEAEGLRNVILLSFKNDMTRTGNSGYHLEVDKDKVVIQGKDFNGVFNGVMTLSQIILLDQINEEDGLVEVPNIQVWDEPRFEYRGMHLDVGRHHFSVSFIKKYLDVMALYKMNYFHWHLTEDQGWRIEIKAYPALTEIGAWRTEANGERYGGFYTQEQAKEIVEYAKNLNITVIPEIEMPGHSRAALAAYPELSCTGEKLEVPITWGVFEDVFCAGNEETFVFYEKVLDEVMEIFPAEYIHVGADECPKTRWEECPKCQKRIKEEGLNNEHELQSYFIRRMEKYLNKNGKKLIGWDEILEGGLAPDATVMSWRGMQGGIDAAKQEHDVIMTPTDYCYFDYYQADRDFEPKAIGGYLPLSKVYAFNPLPKELNEEQQAFILGGQGNVWTEYMETEEYVEYMLLPRMLALSEALWSRERNKDFDDFKERLQTHKKLLTKLGYNFSNGSYKISVETKFDTSTNENMLSFISEQYEPEIRYTQDVNMILDSGEVFKKAFSPKGSGVIIAGIFEDGKLVRTTTEIHYAKHLGLGCDIKLLRKPNWRYGGETNASLVDGILGSDNHGDGKWCGFQGKDLVAELEFKTPTDLKKLSFGYIQSQRAWIMPPKAVQVYGRQEGESYKLLYDGDLKNLLNISDHNSSNVIVDFEGIQLVALKVHIENYKKLPSSHPNAGNDCWLFVDELILE
- a CDS encoding zinc-ribbon domain-containing protein — its product is MFVIFGLDDAKPEITVSTFTNHCHHCNNTTKWHYAKHQTSFSLFFLPLFPVKTKYYYLCPICNHGDEISSNEYQRMTNQTYNQ
- a CDS encoding ATP-binding protein; this translates as MSINHTSSKYQVFTVLLLFFSFGLTNCSPKEKNSYSIEKGQLNLKEWDFNNDGIVKLNGEWEFYWNHFILSEDSVIDKIEAEHISVPGLWNEHISNGKKIENIGYGSYRLKVSIKEIEELAIKYINASSSAAIYVDGALLYESGKPNTSKETAIAGYRPEVISFIPKANEFEIIIHISNYHHKKGGQWEPLILGQKKQIQEFFNLRIFLEILSAGFIFIMVLFHLTLYSRFPDDKPLLYFAIFSFFISIRFIVDGEFSIFMMGDFSWSSILHISYLSFYLAVLFFFLYFKSLFPKLVNTIATRIIVSTSLVFSASVILLPTEQFSYGMIYFQLFTIISCFYLFPVLFLAIKEKREGAKFLLIGFVIVFLCLIHDTLEVNEIIYSTPLSSYGITIFILMQAYFLSIRIRKALEHNKVLSHDLQIQNEEYCDLNIRYKEQNERLLLSKDRAEESDRLKSSFLANMSHEIRTPMNGIMGFASLLKMPELSPEERKESIEIIEKSGQRMLNIINDIIDISKIESGLMEVYIKESDINDQVQYIYTFFKPEVEAKGMKLILKNQYSRVPTIIKTDSEKVFAILTNLVKNAIKYSAKGIIEYGFEIKGNFLEFYVKDDGIGIAQGRQEAVFERFIQADISNKMALSGAGLGLSITKAYVELLGGKIWLESQEGKGSTFFFTLPYQIPEESETIKTTEQTKVEEIDYLKSLKIMIAEDDETSKTLIVKLVRKLSKEIIEVTSGIEAVEQCCKHSDIDLILMDIQMPEMNGHEATQEIRKFNKEVIIIAQTAYGLAGDKEKALEAGCNEYLAKPIDNIELYSLIKKYFGAS
- the clcA gene encoding H(+)/Cl(-) exchange transporter ClcA, yielding MKIKYKNHHFKHEKSKNIMLLVYALIIGLLVGLVGASFRIFLSYIEQFRDSLFENVEDGVLMTWLWPILFTITGISIALLLVKKYAPEASGSGVHEIEGALDEIRPMRWKRVLPIKFIASLFSLGSGLLLGREGPTIQIGANMGQMVKDTVGTSEIDNNPLVSAGAAAGLASAFNAPLSGIIFIIEEMHGHFRFNFYSVAAIMIGAGAADFVVRALVASKPSIEMMVFTSPNIYGLWLFVLLGLLFSLIGFLFNKFLILGLDFFQKTLKKVPNIFIAIIVGLIIAIIGILSPEMIGGGYESISKVLEHSFTLSFLLFLFLIRMILTIFSYSSGVPGGIFAPLLTLGVIFGMLFGMIMQGYFPNLISHPGVFAIAGMAAIFSSTVRAPLTGLVLAIEMTSNYELILPLIITTLTASVFTTLMGNQPIYTTLLKRTLAKSKLEHGK
- a CDS encoding N(4)-(beta-N-acetylglucosaminyl)-L-asparaginase, with the protein product MSNRRNFLKKSALFGGGLLISPLVKSEMIIPNLPSKSKETIFLSTWNHGVPANKKATEVIEAGGSLIDALEKGANISESNPKNTSVGLGGMPDRDGHVTLDAAMMDGKGNAGCVCFLEGFENPINIARKVMEETPHVLLAGEGAAQFARSQGFKEIELLTPETKKAWEEWRKEAKYSPEVNVENHDTIGLVGLHKGEVAAACTTSGLAFKMRGRVGDSPILGAGLFADEEVGACSATGLGEYVLKSQTSFLVLELMRQGKTAEQACKIALERIKTKFLDPNPELKFQVGLVVIGINGDYAGYSILPGYQYALTTNGKTDLLDAPYLMEN